The Mesorhizobium loti genome includes a region encoding these proteins:
- a CDS encoding DoxX family protein, whose protein sequence is MSINTSVAGSGASNASTTILLGRVLLAVIFLLSGFGKLTAIAGTAGYFGSLGLPLPTVTAIVVGLIELLGGLAILVGFQTRLVAWVLAIFTVATGLVAHTGWADQMQMIQFLKNLAIAGGFLLLASSGAGAYSLDAKRG, encoded by the coding sequence ATGTCCATCAATACTTCAGTCGCCGGTTCCGGCGCTTCCAATGCTTCGACCACCATCCTCCTCGGCCGCGTCCTGCTTGCCGTCATCTTCCTGCTTTCAGGTTTCGGCAAGCTCACCGCCATCGCCGGCACGGCCGGCTATTTCGGCAGCCTCGGCCTGCCCTTGCCGACCGTAACGGCCATTGTCGTCGGCTTGATCGAGCTTCTCGGCGGCCTCGCCATCCTCGTCGGCTTCCAGACCCGGCTTGTCGCCTGGGTGCTCGCGATCTTCACTGTCGCCACCGGCTTGGTCGCCCACACCGGTTGGGCCGACCAGATGCAGATGATCCAGTTTCTGAAGAACCTCGCCATCGCGGGCGGTTTCCTGCTGCTGGCTTCCTCGGGCGCCGGCGCCTATTCGCTCGACGCCAAGCGCGGCTGA